From one Perca fluviatilis chromosome 10, GENO_Pfluv_1.0, whole genome shotgun sequence genomic stretch:
- the si:dkey-27i16.2 gene encoding regulator of cell cycle RGCC-like isoform X2 gives MTSAVTADLELGELLQEFQDVVEELKAPSQSKPHAYQHVLQQAKSRTGLGDDSGVEDSDYTKLGDTRELESFIDMLDRELAEM, from the exons ATGACCTCAGCCGTTACCGCAG ACTTAGAGCTGGGCGAGTTGCTGCAGGAGTTCCAGGATgtggtggaggagctgaaggCCCCTTCTCAAAGCAAACCTCACGCTTACCAGCACGTCCTGCAGCAGGCCAAAAGTCGCACAGGGCTGGGCGACGACAGCGGAGTCGAGGACTCTGATTACA CCAAGCTGGGAGACACGAGGGAACTTGAGAGTTTTATCGACATGTTGGACCGGGAACTAGCAG AGATGTGA
- the si:dkey-27i16.2 gene encoding regulator of cell cycle RGCC-like isoform X1 has protein sequence MTSAVTADLELGELLQEFQDVVEELKAPSQSKPHAYQHVLQQAKSRTGLGDDSGVEDSDYSSEASLGNSLNTSEEELHTAGITLAPKAKLGDTRELESFIDMLDRELAEM, from the exons ATGACCTCAGCCGTTACCGCAG ACTTAGAGCTGGGCGAGTTGCTGCAGGAGTTCCAGGATgtggtggaggagctgaaggCCCCTTCTCAAAGCAAACCTCACGCTTACCAGCACGTCCTGCAGCAGGCCAAAAGTCGCACAGGGCTGGGCGACGACAGCGGAGTCGAGGACTCTGATTACA gcaGTGAAGCTTCTTTGGGAAACAGTTTGAACACCAGCGAGGAGGAGCTTCACACAGCAGGCATAACGCTGGCACCGAAAG CCAAGCTGGGAGACACGAGGGAACTTGAGAGTTTTATCGACATGTTGGACCGGGAACTAGCAG AGATGTGA
- the pcdh20 gene encoding protocadherin-20, translating to MNYAFSCTGLGCCLCPQRSLAAGGAWVTCVTAMGHGTPDNMNWAGLLQNLLVVVHLQQIICGSVRFSIPEEQDPGILVGSLSKHFPPPYQLLTQEYLWTDKNTGNFYTTEQKMDREALCPEETKAEECIILHNAVVGPSGDLIQFPVIIEDINDNAPHFENSVIHLRVSEDVTVGTSFLLDDQAQDRDAGHNGKLHYQLKDSAGVFSLKVEEDEPVILLVVQTALDRETRDLYQMALVATDCGSEPLSATATLIVTVTDVNDNCPSFSSDSPRSVTVPGDSPKNMLVAQVRATDPDSGPNAAIVYSLSPKVSERAKKLFSLDSLTGYIRLTQDLQSDNSEELLLKVLASGHHCPPADSQVTVTVLPKVNQELTFEIRFIAEHQNQTVVLPENQPPTVLAVLELHGDSSLKGSSLAIESEVPFTLSQQNGKYLLSTSKPLDYEMKSEHHISVVVHGRSAEGSVITPYRHVIRLLVADVNDNAPQFLQSHYQLEVEENNQPGMSLLRVSASDADSGYNGRVTYRLDKRTSTTFNIDPVTGQLSVSASLDREQQGVHKITVFARDSGSPPLESVATVSICVLDQNDNAPVFLTPHFIFFIPENVPPFAQVGRVGVTDPDEGENGKTELYVVNSSEPFVVDNTQGTLRTTTHLDRETDDRYELYLLAADRGHPAALTSTARVTIFVEDINDNQPKVILPSSNSSCQTVSSATIAGTIVTKIYAVDEDSGLNSEITYTVVAPKPAQNSSPFRVDLMTGNITVAQQLLRKDLGMHHLFIVVRDGGKPAPLYTTVWVNLLINESMGPCHLDRAPTWTGTADLVQTPSKAPICEVEDTRSAQLTLFVGLGMMLVSTCLLAATAVLYLKQKRRSLQQNKRGHIEENEIPLRLKDKYYSDD from the exons ATGAATTATGCCTTTAGCTGCACAGGTTTAGGTTGCTGCCTCTGTCCTCAGCGTTCACTCGCTGCCGGGGGAGCTTGGGTAACATGTGTGACGGCGATGGGCCATGGGACTCCTGATAATATGAACTGGGCTGGACTACTGCAG AATTTGCTGGTTGTGGTCCATCTGCAGCAGATCATATGTGGTTCTGTCCGGTTTTCTATCCCAGAGGAACAGGATCCTGGTATTCTGGTGGGCTCACTTAGTAAACACTTTCCACCTCCTTACCAGCTCCTGACCCAGGAGTATCTGTGGACGGACAAAAACACGGGGAATTTCTACACCACTGAGCAAAAGATGGATCGCGAGGCCCTCTGCCCTGAGGAGACAAAAGCTGAGGAATGCATTATTTTACACAATGCTGTCGTGGGGCCCTCAGGAGACCTTATACAGTTCCCTGTGATCATAGAAGACATCAATGACAATGCACCTCATTTTGAAAACAGTGTAATACACCTAAGGGTGTCTGAGGACGTGACTGTGGGGACCAGTTTCTTATTGGATGACCAGGCTCAGGACAGGGATGCCGGACATAACGGCAAGCTTCATTACCAGCTAAAAGATTCCGCTGGAGTTTTCAGTTTAAAGGTGGAAGAAGACGAACCCGTCATCCTGTTGGTTGTGCAAACAGCTCTGGATAGGGAGACTCGGGACCTGTATCAGATGGCGCTGGTGGCCACCGACTGTGGCTCAGAGCCTTTAAGTGCTACAGCAACTTTAATAGTCACAGTGACAGATGTTAATGACAACTGTCCAAGCTTCAGCTCTGACAGCCCCCGCAGTGTCACCGTCCCCGGAGACTCCCCAAAGAACATGCTGGTTGCTCAGGTCAGAGCCACAGACCCAGATTCAGGTCCGAATGCCGCCATCGTATACTCCCTCAGTCCCAAAGTGTCTGAGCGGGCCAAGAAGCTCTTTAGCCTCGACAGCCTCACTGGGTACATCAGACTAACACAGGACCTCCAGAGTGACAACAGCGAGGagctgctgttgaaagtgttaGCTAGCGGCCATCACTGCCCCCCAGCAGACTCTCAGGTAACCGTAACCGTGCTCCCCAAAGTGAACCAAGAGCTGACGTTCGAGATCAGGTTCATAGCAGAGCATCAAAACCAGACTGTGGTGTTACCAGAGAACCAGCCCCCCACCGTCTTAGCCGTTTTAGAGCTTCATGGTGACAGCAGCTTGAAAGGCTCATCTCTTGCCATTGAGAGCGAGGTGCCTTTCACCTTGAGCCAACAGAATGGCAAATATCTGCTTTCCACATCAAAGCCCCTAGACTATGAGATGAAAAGCGAACATCATATTTCTGTGGTAGTGCATGGGAGATCAGCCGAAGGATCTGTGATCACTCCTTACAGGCATGTGATCCGGTTGTTGGTGGCAGATGTCAATGATAATGCTCCGCAATTCCTCCAGTCACACTACCAGCTGGAGGTGGAGGAAAACAACCAGCCAGGAATGTCACTGCTGCGTGTCTCGGCGTCAGACGCAGACAGTGGATACAACGGCAGGGTGACGTACAGGCTGGACAAACGCACGTCTACCACGTTTAACATTGACCCTGTGACAGGTCAACTGTCAGTGTCAGCCTCTCTGGATAGGGAACAGCAGGGTGTACACAAAATCACTGTGTTTGCACGAGATAGCGGCTCTCCTCCCTTGGAGTCAGTGGCCACAGTATCCATTTGTGTTCTGGACCAGAATGACAATGCACCTGTTTTTCTAACCCCTCACTTCATCTTTTTTATCCCCGAGAATGTACCACCGTTTGCCCAGGTGGGGAGGGTTGGGGTGACGGACCCAGACGAAGGAGAGAATGGGAAAACGGAGTTGTATGTTGTAAACAGCAGTGAACCTTTTGTTGTGGATAACACCCAGGGGACACTGCGCACCACCACCCACTTGGACCGCGAGACAGACGACCGCTATGAACTCTACCTGCTTGCTGCCGATCGTGGGCACCCAGCCGCTTTgacttccactgccagggtaaCTATCTTTGTGGAGGATATCAATGACAACCAGCCAAAAGTGATCCTTCCCAGCAGCAACTCCTCATGCCAGACTGTCTCTTCGGCAACCATTGCAGGCACCATAGTAACAAAGATCTATGCCGTCGACGAGGACTCGGGGCTGAATTCGGAGATTACATACACCGTTGTGGCGCCGAAGCCAGCGCAAAACAGCAGCCCCTTCCGGGTGGATTTGATGACGGGGAACATCACCGTAGCTCAGCAACTTCTACGGAAAGACCTGGGAATGCATCACCTGTTCATTGTGGTCAGAGATGGGGGGAAACCAGCTCCACTTTATACCACCGTCTGGGTTAATCTGTTGATCAATGAGAGCATGGGGCCCTGCCACTTAGACAGGGCGCCCACCTGGACAGGGACAGCTGACTTGGTTCAAACCCCCTCAAAGGCCCCCATCTGTGAGGTGGAGGACACTAGATCTGCTCAGCTGACACTGTTTGTAGGCCTGGGTATGATGCTGGTGTCCACATGTTTGCTTGCGGCGACAGCTGTTTTATACCTGAAGCAGAAGAGAAGAAGTCTACAACAGAACAAGCGGGGACACATTGAGGAGAATGAGATTCCACTCAGGCTCAAAGACAAATATTACTCTGATGACTAA
- the plp1a gene encoding proteolipid protein 1a isoform X2: MGCYDCCMRCLGGVPYCSLVATLLCFSGIALFCGCGHQALTETERLIETYFARNLQDYITLAYIIQYFQYVIYGLASFFFLYCIVLLAEGFYTTSAAKQTFGEFRSTMCGRCLSSSFIVMTYILAVLWLLVFAFSALPVYFFYNMDATCHTIDVLTETPASINQLCVDARQYGLLPWNAVPGKACGMTLSTVCKTREYRMTYDLYIAAFAGAGITLLALLTYTVSTTYNFAVLRYLGRKGIGARC, from the exons ATGG GTTGCTATGACTGCTGTATGCGCTGTTTGGGTGGGGTGCCATACTGCTCTCTGGTCGCCACACTGCTGTGTTTCTCTGGCATTGCCCTCTTCTGCGGTTGTGGGCACCAGGcactcacagagacagagagactcaTCGAGACTTACTTTGCCCGTAACCTTCAGGACTACATCACCCTCGCCTACAT caTCCAATATTTCCAGTATGTCATCTATGGTTTGGCCTCCTTTTTCTTCCTCTACTGCATCGTGCTGTTGGCCGAGGGCTTCTACACCACAAGCGCTGCCAAGCAAACCTTTGGAGAGTTCAGGAGCACCATGTGTGGCCGCTGCCTCAGCTCCTCG TTTATTGTGATGACATACATACTGGCTGTGCTGTGGCTGTTGGTGTTTGCCTTCTCCGCCCTGCCTGTCTACTTCTTCTATAACATGGATGCCACCTGCCACACCATTGATGTTCTGACCGAGACCCCAGCGAGTATCAACCAGCTTTGTGTTGATGCAAGACAATACG GGCTCCTGCCATGGAATGCAGTGCCAGGGAAAGCTTGTGGTATGACTCTGTCCACTGTTTGCAAGACCAGAGAG TACCGAATGACCTATGACCTCTACATTGCTGCCTTCGCCGGTGCAGGCATCACTCTCTTGGCTCTG CTGACCTATACTGTGTCAACCACCTATAACTTTGCGGTTCTTCGGTATCTGGGGAGAAAGGGCATAGGTGCACGGTGTTAG
- the plp1a gene encoding proteolipid protein 1a isoform X1, with amino-acid sequence MGCYDCCMRCLGGVPYCSLVATLLCFSGIALFCGCGHQALTETERLIETYFARNLQDYITLAYIIQYFQYVIYGLASFFFLYCIVLLAEGFYTTSAAKQTFGEFRSTMCGRCLSSSFIVMTYILAVLWLLVFAFSALPVYFFYNMDATCHTIDVLTETPASINQLCVDARQYGLLPWNAVPGKACGMTLSTVCKTREYRMTYDLYIAAFAGAGITLLALVHCSLHLAVNQVYLRKLMHRTKEERRVFDLFGRLQSDRGGTLGCPYPSDTSDIS; translated from the exons ATGG GTTGCTATGACTGCTGTATGCGCTGTTTGGGTGGGGTGCCATACTGCTCTCTGGTCGCCACACTGCTGTGTTTCTCTGGCATTGCCCTCTTCTGCGGTTGTGGGCACCAGGcactcacagagacagagagactcaTCGAGACTTACTTTGCCCGTAACCTTCAGGACTACATCACCCTCGCCTACAT caTCCAATATTTCCAGTATGTCATCTATGGTTTGGCCTCCTTTTTCTTCCTCTACTGCATCGTGCTGTTGGCCGAGGGCTTCTACACCACAAGCGCTGCCAAGCAAACCTTTGGAGAGTTCAGGAGCACCATGTGTGGCCGCTGCCTCAGCTCCTCG TTTATTGTGATGACATACATACTGGCTGTGCTGTGGCTGTTGGTGTTTGCCTTCTCCGCCCTGCCTGTCTACTTCTTCTATAACATGGATGCCACCTGCCACACCATTGATGTTCTGACCGAGACCCCAGCGAGTATCAACCAGCTTTGTGTTGATGCAAGACAATACG GGCTCCTGCCATGGAATGCAGTGCCAGGGAAAGCTTGTGGTATGACTCTGTCCACTGTTTGCAAGACCAGAGAG TACCGAATGACCTATGACCTCTACATTGCTGCCTTCGCCGGTGCAGGCATCACTCTCTTGGCTCTG GTGCACTGTTCTCTGCACTTGGCTGTGAACCAGGTGTACCTGAGGAAGCTGATGCACAGgacaaaagaggagaggagagtctTTGACCTGTTTGGAAGGTTGCAGAGTGACAGAGGGGGGACACTGGGTTGTCCATACCCTTCAGACACATCTGACATCTCGTGA
- the rab9b gene encoding ras-related protein Rab-9B, whose amino-acid sequence MMSGKSLLLKVILLGDGGVGKSSLMNRYVTDRFDSQSFHTIGVEFLNRDLEVDGRLVTLQIWDTAGQERFKSLRTPFYRGADCCLLTFAVNDLQSFQNLGCWKKEFMYYSDVKDPERFPFVVLGNKVDMERREVGEDEARAWCEENGCCPYFETSAKDDTNVTAAFEAAVREVLAAEDQIDHTLLSSTIDLHGNRKTSRTSCC is encoded by the coding sequence ATGATGAGCGGGAAGAGCCTGCTCCTGAAGGTGATCCTGCTGGGCGACGGTGGAGTGGGCAAGTCCTCCCTAATGAACCGCTATGTCACAGACCGCTTTGACTCCCAGTCCTTTCACACCATCGGCGTGGAGTTCCTAAACCGGGACCTGGAGGTGGATGGGCGCTTGGTCACTCTTCAGATCTGGGACACAGCAGGCCAGGAGCGCTTTAAGTCCCTGCGCACACCTTTCTACCGAGGCGCCGACTGTTGCCTGCTCACATTTGCTGTAAACGACCTGCAAAGCTTCCAGAATCTCGGCTGCTGGAAGAAGGAGTTCATGTACTACTCGGATGTTAAAGACCCTGAGCGGTTCCCTTTTGTGGTGCTGGGCAATAAGGTAGACATGGAGCGGAGGGAGGTGGGGGAGGACGAGGCACGGGCCTGGTGTGAAGAGAACGGCTGCTGCCCTTACTTTGAGACAAGTGCTAAGGATGACACTAATGTCACAGCTGCATTCGAGGCAGCTGTCAGGGAGGTTCTGGCTGCTGAGGACCAGATTGACCATACACTACTGAGTAGTACTATCGATCTCCATGGCAACCGCAAAACCTCTCGCACGTCTtgctgctga
- the fut11 gene encoding alpha-(1,3)-fucosyltransferase 11: MMAGRGRLVPCVCLGLFGVLCWVWVSFASFPDDQLPMEALDAVDRGAFQPQSALSEMEFASISSYRGPGNHDRRSNKELPILLWWSGGLFPHFPGDTERIDCATSSCLVTSNRKVQLYRRTASIIFYGTDFRAYEAPLPRLRHQTWALFHEESPMNNYILSHGPGIRLFNYTATFRRESDYPLTLQWLPSLDYLLEPVVVSLEEKNRLRTEGLAPVLYMQSHCDVPSDRNRYVQELMKYIQVDSYGKCLNNKPLPEHLEDTATATGEEAGFMNFVARYKFHLALENGLCPDYMTEKLWRPLHQGCVPVYRGSSVVADWMPNDHSAIIINNFPSPKALGEFLKRLDENDDEYAKYLEFKNPSRITNTRLLEALEAREWGVNDMSKPNYLNGYECYVCDQENARLAAERAYRKAPRKNQPPQPKMANNSHMGCPLPSPGYGQVQDLPADDGWLQIWPQDYWQSLDQAEGLESLIRHNESDPSLLWKHIQNIAVSRARGKH; encoded by the exons ATG ATGGCGGGTAGGGGCAGGCTGgttccatgtgtgtgtctggggcTGTTTGGTGTCCTGTGCTGGGTCTGGGTCTCCTTTGCCTCCTTTCCAGATGATCAACTTCCCATGGAGGCCTTGGATGCAGTGGACCGAGGAGCCTTTCAGCCCCAGAGTGCTCTGTCAGAGATGGAGTTCGCCTCCATCAGTTCATACAGAGGACCTGGCAACCATGATCGCCGCAGCAACAAGGAGCTGCCCATTCTTCTCTGGTGGAGTGGAGGACTGTTCCCACATTTCCCGGGTGACACCGAACGCATTGACTGTGCCACATCCTCCTGCCTGGTCACAAGCAACCGCAAG GTCCAGCTGTACAGACGGACAGCATCCATCATCTTTTATGGAACAGACTTTCGTGCATATGAGGCGCCGCTCCCTCGTCTCCGCCACCAGACCTGGGCACTGTTCCATGAAGAGTCACCCATGAATAACTACATCCTCTCCCATGGACCGGGAATCCGGCTGTTCAACTACACTGCCACGTTTCGCAGGGAGTCGGACTATCCTCTGACCCTGCAGTGGCTGCCTTCTCTGGATTACTTGCTGGAGCCTGTGGTCGTGTCCCTGGAGGAGAAGAACCGGCTGAGGACGGAGGGCCTGGCTCCTGTGCTCTACATGCAGTCTCACTGCGACGTACCGTCAGACAGAAACAGATATGTCCAGGAGCTCATGAAGTATATTCAG GTGGACTCCTACGGAAAATGCTTGAACAACAAACCTCTACCTGAACACCTAGAGGACACGGCCACAGCTACCGGCGAAGAGGCCGGCTTCATGAATTTTGTCGCGCGCTACAAGTTTCACCTGGCACTGGAGAACGGCCTGTGTCCAGATTACATGACCGAGAAGCTGTGGCGGCCTCTCCATCAGGGCTGCGTGCCTGTCTATCGAGGCTCCTCTGTGGTGGCAGACTGGATGCCCAACGACCACTCCGCCATCATCATAAATAACTTCCCCTCACCGAAAGCTCTCGGTGAATTCCTCAAACGTCTCGATGAGAACGATGATGAATATGCAAAATATTTAGAGTTCAAGAACCCCAGCCGCATCACTAACACTCGTTTGTTGGAGGCTCTGGAGGCCCGCGAGTGGGGGGTTAATGACATGAGTAAACCCAACTACCTGAATGGATATGAATGTTACGTGTGTGACCAGGAGAATGCACGACTGGCAGCAGAACGAGCATATAGGAAAGCCCCTAGGAAGAACCAACCTCCTCAGCCTAAAATGGCCAACAACTCTCACATGGGGTGCCCCCTGCCCAGCCCGGGGTATGGACAAGTCCAAGACCTACCTGCAGATGATGG ATGGTTGCAAATATGGCCCCAGGATTACTGGCAGAGCCTGGACCAAGCAGAGGGGCTGGAGTCCCTGATAAGACATAACGAGTCAGACCCTTCGCTGCTGTGGAAGCACATCCAAAACATTGCTGTGAGCAGAGCCAGAGGAAAACACTGA